In the Bacillus sp. HSf4 genome, ATTTTGATCGATCGTCCCTTCAAAATAGTCATCACTAACCTGTTCATGAGTTTCAGCCAATCCTTTTTCCAATTGCGTGGTTCCTTTATAATCCGAGGGATCAAAGTTTTTTCCAGCCACATCTGTGTCATTTACGTTTTCTCTGTTATGAGCTTGTGTTTCATTGTTTACATTCTCTGTCTTAGCGCTGCTATCTAAAGATTGCTGGAAATCATATTCCTTGTCTAATGAAGAAAATCTTTTGTAATCATCCGGTCTGTCTGCTCCATTTTTATGAGTCACGTTACTCACTCCATATTATTGAAATTTTAGTTTGTCAGATGGACTTATTTTGGCCTTTTTAAGTTTTTTAGGACCTGCTTTGGATGCTGTTTCATTCAATACTTGAATTTACTCAACGGCTTCCCTCCTTCACGAAATGTGTAGAAATATCAACTCTTCTTATTCTGTCTGTTAAGATGGTATTCATTCGCTTTTTTTCGTTGACTCTTTTCCATTAGTCAAGAGAGTAGCTTTAAGTCACCATATCAAGGTCATTTTAGATGAAGAGGTTTAAGAGGGGATGTTACGAAGGCTTCTTGCCGTTCATTGGATTACTCTCTGCATTGGAGCGGATTAATGTGTGATTGCCTTATTTATTGGGTTTTTTGACCCGCTTCTAAAGATTCATTTTCATGGATGGACAGGATTTATTCACCAATTCATTTCCGTATAGTGGTAAACTCTATACTGGTCATTACTTTAGTCATGCAGTTTTTGGGAAGAGAGGTTTGAACATGATCGGGTCAATCCTGGGCTTTAGATATCATGAAAGTCGATTTATCGCTGAAGAAAGAATTTTTGGCAGAGCTGAAAGCTTGCCGCAAAGAGCTGCAAAAAGACAAAACAGAGTTCTCTGATATCAAAAAGACGATCACTGAACCTGAGCTTTCGTCTCACACCTGGCAAGGCAGTCTTGACGGAATCAGCCGTTGAAGCAATCAAGGACACCGACAAACAGCTGGCTTCATCGATGAAAACGAAATAGAGGAGAATGCTATGAAGACTCTGGATGTTCAAGCGTTACGAAATGGAATAGATGATACGCTGGAACAGTTAAAAAAACAAGCAGATGAAATTGCCAAAGTCAAAAAAAGCGTCGACGGCATCACATCTCTTGATGATGCCTTAAAAGGAAAAGGCGGGGACGCCATTCGCGCCTTTTACGAAGAATGCCATACTCCGTTCCTGCGATTCTATGAAACGTTCATTGAAGAATACCAATCGGCATTGAAAAAAATCAAAACCTCACTGGATTCTTTTGAATCAAATCACAACGGATATATTTCACAAGCCTTTCTCGAACACGAACTGGAACAAGGCTTGAACGCGGCCGATCGAACAACGAAACATTTGGTGTCCAAAGCCAATGCTACGATCGCTAAAGTCAGCCATATCGCCGATTTACCTCAGTTGGATGACAGTGATTTTCATGAACAGAATCAGAGAGCGAAAAGGGAAATCAGCAGCACTCTTGAAAAGCTCCATGCTTTTGATAGGGAGCAGACCAATGCTCTCAAAACCGCAGAAAACGACCTTGAGACCATGCAAAGATACATCACAAGGCTTGAAAAAATGTATACAGGGCCTAAAATTGAAATCACCGGCTATCAAAAAGGCTCGATTTTAAAGCCGGATGAGATGGATACATTGCAGCCTAACGAAGAGACTCCGATGGAGATGATGCTCGAAAAATTAGATAAAACCAGAATGGAAACAGAAATTCGCAAAGCAGAAAAACAGGCTGACGCAATAGAAAAGCTAAAGAATGTCGCTACAGCAGAGACAGAATTAGATGATCCTGCTAAGTATTTTCAGGATATCTATTTGAAAAGTGAAACTCCATTTGGACCGGATCTGAAGCCAGGGGAAGACGACAAGGAATTTCATCAGACTGCTATTGATATTTATAGTGGTTCGGGTGGTGCTATTT is a window encoding:
- a CDS encoding YozQ family protein, which gives rise to MTHKNGADRPDDYKRFSSLDKEYDFQQSLDSSAKTENVNNETQAHNRENVNDTDVAGKNFDPSDYKGTTQLEKGLAETHEQVSDDYFEGTIDQNLD